A genomic region of Pseudomonadota bacterium contains the following coding sequences:
- a CDS encoding sulfate adenylyltransferase subunit 2: protein MDQLDQLEAKSLFILREAYREFRSLCMLWSIGKDSTVLLWLARRAFFGHVPFPLVHIDTHFKIPEMITYRDRLARELRLDMVYGENAAALAQQETFPDGKVDRMTCCRSLKRDALRHTLAGDWPRYRLDHGSGEYRLDPSREPYTGVIVGARADEEGSRSKERYFSPRDQSSEWDVGDQPPELWNQFKTDFAPGTHVRVHPLLDWTELNVWEYIEREGIPVVSLYFDQGEGRRYRSLGCWPCTQPVASEARSVADIVSELRSGKFARVAERAGRAQDQEDGGGLETLRREGYM from the coding sequence ATGGATCAGCTCGACCAACTCGAGGCCAAGAGCCTCTTCATCCTGCGCGAGGCCTACCGCGAGTTCCGCAGCCTCTGCATGCTGTGGTCGATCGGCAAGGACAGCACGGTGCTGCTTTGGCTGGCGCGGCGGGCCTTCTTCGGTCACGTGCCCTTCCCGCTGGTGCACATCGACACCCATTTCAAGATCCCGGAGATGATCACCTACCGCGACCGCCTCGCGCGCGAACTGCGACTCGACATGGTCTACGGCGAAAATGCCGCGGCGCTGGCGCAGCAGGAGACCTTCCCCGACGGCAAGGTCGATCGAATGACCTGCTGCCGTAGCCTCAAGCGCGACGCGCTCAGGCATACGCTCGCCGGCGATTGGCCGCGCTACCGCCTCGACCACGGCAGCGGCGAGTATCGCCTCGATCCGAGCCGCGAGCCCTACACCGGGGTGATCGTCGGTGCCCGCGCCGACGAGGAAGGCAGCCGGTCGAAGGAGCGCTACTTCTCCCCGCGCGATCAGTCCAGCGAGTGGGACGTCGGCGACCAGCCGCCGGAGCTTTGGAATCAGTTCAAGACCGACTTCGCCCCCGGCACCCACGTCCGCGTGCACCCGCTGCTGGACTGGACCGAGCTCAACGTCTGGGAGTACATCGAGCGCGAGGGGATCCCGGTGGTCTCGCTCTACTTCGACCAGGGCGAGGGACGGCGCTACCGCTCGCTCGGCTGCTGGCCCTGCACCCAGCCGGTGGCCTCCGAGGCGCGCAGCGTCGCCGACATCGTCAGCGAGCTGCGCAGCGGCAAGTTCGCCCGCGTCGCCGAGCGCGCCGGCCGGGCGCAGGATCAGGAGGACGGCGGAGGCCTCGAGACCCTGCGCCGCGAGGGCTATATGTGA
- a CDS encoding phosphoadenylyl-sulfate reductase → MERLDQYRAELAGKDAAATLAWTLNTFGVDGFALATSFGPEDQVLTALLASATPRPRIFTLDTGRLFEETYTLMQQTLRHYALTVEVHAPDAGELAALVGKHGPNLFYESVEKRRACCELRKVRPLRRALKGLSAWVCGLRRDQGPTRAATTAISWDAEHALYKLAPLHDWSTAEVWRYLHDQGVPFNELHARGFISIGCAPCTRAVAPGQEERAGRWWWEQPNQRECGLHRPGRDGASRADAPSDTSPTPPREPT, encoded by the coding sequence ATGGAACGTCTCGATCAATACCGCGCCGAGCTCGCGGGCAAGGACGCGGCCGCGACCCTCGCCTGGACCCTGAACACCTTCGGCGTCGATGGCTTCGCGCTGGCCACGAGCTTCGGGCCGGAGGACCAGGTGTTGACGGCGTTGCTGGCGTCGGCGACGCCGCGACCGCGCATCTTCACGCTCGACACCGGGCGCCTCTTCGAAGAGACCTACACGCTGATGCAGCAGACGCTTCGACACTACGCCCTGACGGTCGAGGTCCACGCGCCGGATGCCGGCGAGCTCGCCGCGCTCGTCGGCAAGCACGGCCCCAACCTCTTCTACGAGAGCGTCGAGAAGCGCCGCGCCTGCTGTGAGCTGCGCAAGGTGCGCCCGCTGCGCCGCGCGCTGAAGGGGCTCTCGGCCTGGGTGTGCGGGCTGCGCCGGGACCAGGGCCCGACCCGGGCGGCGACCACGGCGATCAGCTGGGATGCCGAACACGCGCTTTATAAGCTCGCGCCGCTGCACGATTGGAGCACGGCCGAGGTCTGGCGCTACCTCCACGACCAGGGCGTGCCCTTCAACGAGCTGCACGCGCGTGGCTTCATCAGCATCGGCTGCGCGCCCTGTACGCGCGCGGTGGCACCCGGCCAGGAGGAACGCGCTGGCCGTTGGTGGTGGGAGCAGCCGAACCAGCGCGAGTGCGGCCTCCATCGCCCCGGGCGCGACGGCGCCAGCAGGGCCGACGCGCCCAGCGACACGTCACCAACACCGCCGCGCGAACCCACTTGA
- a CDS encoding Rrf2 family transcriptional regulator, giving the protein MFHLTTKTLYGLPAILDLVHQQGGGLVQARAIAERRNVPLKYLEQIFAALVKAGVVRSVRGLGGGYELARPASQTTAWEVIAALEGSRRELPKLAGRGVLRDLLWEADRQLARVFSITLADLAEREEVGDGAMYHI; this is encoded by the coding sequence GTGTTTCATCTGACCACCAAAACGCTTTATGGGCTCCCGGCGATCCTGGACCTCGTCCACCAGCAGGGCGGTGGCCTGGTCCAGGCGCGAGCGATCGCGGAGCGCCGAAACGTGCCCCTCAAGTACCTCGAGCAGATCTTCGCCGCGCTGGTCAAGGCCGGCGTCGTACGCTCCGTGCGGGGCCTCGGCGGCGGCTATGAGCTCGCGCGCCCGGCCTCCCAGACGACGGCCTGGGAGGTCATCGCTGCGCTCGAGGGCAGTCGGCGCGAGCTGCCCAAGCTCGCAGGGCGTGGCGTGCTGAGAGACCTCCTTTGGGAAGCCGACCGCCAGCTCGCCCGCGTCTTCAGCATCACGCTCGCCGATCTGGCCGAGCGCGAAGAGGTGGGCGATGGCGCGATGTACCATATTTAG
- a CDS encoding DNA-3-methyladenine glycosylase I — protein sequence MEDAGLSVGADGRARCRWCASAADYQAYHDQEWGYAVSDDRRLFEKLCLEGFQAGLSWLTILRKREAFRRVFLDFDFARVARFGPTEVEALLQDAAIVRHRGKIEATINNARRACDLVDERGSLAAFIWAFEPDPAARPERLTWPLLRSISSSKESKALARELKRRGWRFVGPTTVYAFMQAMGLVNDHLDGCAFRPPAADARAALPALRTREAT from the coding sequence ATGGAGGACGCGGGGCTGAGTGTCGGGGCCGACGGGAGGGCGCGCTGCCGCTGGTGCGCCTCCGCCGCCGACTATCAGGCGTATCACGATCAAGAGTGGGGCTACGCCGTCAGCGACGACCGGCGGCTCTTTGAGAAGCTCTGCCTGGAGGGCTTTCAGGCCGGGCTGAGCTGGCTGACGATTCTGCGCAAGCGCGAGGCCTTCCGGCGGGTCTTCCTCGACTTCGACTTCGCGCGCGTCGCGCGCTTTGGCCCGACGGAGGTCGAGGCGCTGCTCCAGGATGCGGCGATCGTGCGGCATCGCGGCAAGATCGAGGCGACGATCAACAATGCCCGTCGCGCCTGCGACCTGGTTGATGAGCGCGGCTCGCTCGCGGCGTTTATCTGGGCGTTCGAGCCGGATCCGGCGGCGCGGCCGGAGCGCCTGACCTGGCCCCTGCTGCGGTCGATCAGCAGCTCGAAGGAGTCCAAGGCGCTCGCGCGCGAGCTGAAGCGACGCGGCTGGCGCTTCGTTGGTCCGACGACGGTCTACGCCTTCATGCAGGCGATGGGGCTGGTCAACGATCATCTCGACGGTTGCGCCTTTCGTCCGCCGGCCGCAGACGCGCGCGCCGCGCTGCCCGCGCTTCGGACGCGCGAGGCCACATGA
- a CDS encoding GGDEF domain-containing protein yields MAGDDNHDLSWEDITTAISAEPLPLTPASRDKACLIVLAGGRLGEMVPIGPGLSIGRSSEADYCIPDDGISRIHLRVARLADGTVHLTDAESRNGTYVNGQRIKETELHDGDKIYIGTRAILRFSYADRLEEAFQQQMYDAALRDALTGLFNRRHLLTQLQTEFQFVQRHGASLAVVMFDLDHFKLVNDTHGHLVGDAVLRHFGDFLRGSIRSGDFGARYGGEEFVLVCRGIGAEGGMQVATRLQRQYRELQPVPDLPELRVSFSAGVAGAPDTRIAEAQALLRAADQALYQAKDTGRDRVCLFE; encoded by the coding sequence ATGGCTGGCGACGACAACCACGACCTGAGCTGGGAGGACATCACGACGGCCATCTCGGCCGAGCCGCTCCCGCTGACGCCCGCCTCCCGCGACAAGGCCTGCCTGATCGTGCTCGCCGGCGGTCGTCTGGGCGAAATGGTGCCGATCGGGCCCGGGCTGTCGATCGGTCGCAGCAGCGAGGCCGACTACTGCATCCCGGACGATGGGATCTCGCGCATCCATCTGCGCGTCGCGCGTCTGGCAGATGGCACGGTGCACCTCACCGATGCCGAGAGCCGCAACGGCACCTACGTCAACGGGCAGCGCATCAAGGAGACCGAGCTCCATGACGGCGATAAGATCTACATCGGCACGCGCGCGATTCTGCGCTTCTCCTATGCCGATCGGCTCGAGGAAGCGTTTCAGCAGCAGATGTACGACGCGGCGCTGCGCGATGCGCTGACGGGGCTCTTCAATCGGCGCCACCTCCTGACCCAGCTTCAGACGGAGTTCCAGTTCGTCCAGCGCCACGGTGCCTCGCTGGCGGTGGTGATGTTCGACCTCGACCACTTCAAGCTCGTCAACGACACGCACGGCCACCTGGTCGGAGACGCCGTGCTACGTCACTTCGGTGATTTCTTGCGCGGGAGCATTCGCAGCGGCGATTTTGGCGCGCGCTACGGCGGCGAGGAGTTCGTGCTCGTTTGCCGCGGCATCGGGGCAGAGGGCGGGATGCAGGTCGCCACGCGCTTGCAGCGCCAGTACCGGGAGCTCCAGCCGGTTCCAGACCTGCCCGAGCTGCGGGTCAGCTTCAGCGCGGGCGTGGCAGGCGCGCCCGATACGCGGATCGCCGAGGCCCAAGCCCTGCTACGGGCGGCCGATCAGGCGCTCTATCAGGCCAAGGACACCGGACGCGACCGCGTCTGCCTCTTTGAATAG
- a CDS encoding PH domain-containing protein, translated as MRTTLRENEQVLLVTRKHWIELVRPVLALVGVAALVVLICWGEARLGAGEAEGSALVIGPWSALLLVVPALWLGWRLLARRYDIWVVTDRRVIDEEGVISLTAMESPLSKVNNVSLQQGLLGRLLGYGDVQIQTAAEMGATTYARVAAPRRLKDAITQAQDLQQERGAALQAQHFARAAVPAEDALGADTRSCPFCAEAIKTQATICRFCQRELPAA; from the coding sequence ATGCGAACGACGCTGCGCGAAAACGAGCAGGTGCTGCTGGTCACCCGTAAGCATTGGATCGAGCTCGTGCGGCCGGTCCTGGCGCTGGTCGGTGTTGCGGCGCTCGTCGTGCTGATCTGCTGGGGTGAGGCGCGGCTCGGAGCGGGGGAAGCCGAGGGCAGCGCGCTGGTGATCGGACCCTGGAGCGCCCTGCTGCTCGTCGTGCCCGCGCTCTGGCTCGGCTGGCGACTGCTGGCCCGCCGCTACGATATCTGGGTCGTGACCGACCGCCGCGTGATCGATGAGGAGGGTGTGATCTCGCTGACGGCGATGGAGAGCCCGCTCTCGAAGGTCAACAATGTCTCTCTGCAGCAGGGGTTGCTCGGTCGCCTGCTCGGCTACGGCGACGTGCAGATCCAAACCGCGGCGGAGATGGGCGCTACGACCTACGCGCGGGTCGCGGCGCCGCGACGCCTGAAGGACGCGATCACCCAAGCCCAGGATCTGCAGCAAGAGCGCGGCGCGGCCCTCCAGGCGCAGCACTTCGCACGCGCGGCCGTGCCGGCGGAGGACGCGCTGGGCGCGGACACCCGCAGCTGCCCCTTCTGCGCCGAGGCGATCAAGACCCAGGCGACGATCTGTCGCTTCTGTCAGCGTGAGCTCCCCGCGGCCTGA
- a CDS encoding BamA/TamA family outer membrane protein, with protein sequence MRFSLAALLLLCFAAPADAAAPPYEDALVARALRRTGLTPDPAPAGKRIGRVVLLRYGIVDHDDPWPRWLNLVHVTTRERVIRQELLLHAGERYDAALVAESERNLRALPILAVARLVPCQGAQARAVDLLVVVKDLWSLRLNMVFGQTGSLLSTLDFMPTEENLLGRYKRLSLHVTLSQLELALPLPFPLVLFSTGRVLRDRLVLGEAYFDRRLLGSRLRLLQQVDLRIEGRVPCGGSVGQDPAADPRLWCPSRATGTLSGVLVRLRLDQPLYSLAAPWGFHVDAWVDDQTVRAYRQHGPTVDARLPPGERPGLSLETVSWSGHPDGRRRNVPYVYEQRRLVASTGVVRSFGRGLRQDLGWGLLAYRLAYSPPDGFPFDERTRRWFGAATLPRSESAAAFYLRYGTRPTRFVRQRNVRGFALTEDFALGPALGLELRAAQNLVDAAQAFGEGFADLRWRWQLSDQLLTLTLGATARLQGALAPADDAAGDAPLPATSPRAAWVNQRMEAGVHHVAGRWGWGRLHSYASLVLRRDDLDRGVSRLGGAGDSVRAPDGNPPGSDHATLRGYPSSAYAGRNLLRLHSEYRTLPAALWTVHLGGVLFYDGGSAWGSPSPGRLAPAFRWHHSAGIGLRAVLPQFDRDTLRIDLGLPLERDAPGSAETWLSFSYGQAF encoded by the coding sequence ATGCGCTTTTCGCTCGCCGCGCTGCTGCTGCTCTGCTTTGCAGCACCGGCTGACGCCGCGGCACCTCCCTATGAAGACGCGCTCGTCGCCCGAGCCCTGCGCCGAACGGGCCTGACGCCCGATCCCGCTCCGGCGGGCAAGCGGATCGGCCGGGTCGTGCTGCTGCGCTACGGCATCGTCGACCACGACGATCCCTGGCCCCGCTGGCTCAACCTCGTGCATGTCACCACGCGCGAGCGCGTGATCCGGCAGGAGCTGCTGCTGCACGCCGGGGAGCGCTATGACGCCGCGCTCGTCGCCGAGAGCGAGCGCAACCTGCGCGCCCTGCCGATCCTCGCCGTGGCCCGTCTCGTCCCTTGCCAGGGCGCCCAGGCGCGAGCCGTCGACCTGCTCGTCGTCGTCAAGGATCTCTGGAGCCTGCGGCTGAACATGGTCTTTGGCCAGACTGGATCGTTGCTCAGCACGCTCGACTTCATGCCGACCGAGGAGAACCTCCTCGGTCGCTACAAGCGGCTCAGCCTCCACGTCACGCTCTCCCAGCTCGAGCTCGCGCTGCCGCTGCCCTTTCCCCTCGTGCTCTTCAGCACTGGCCGCGTCCTACGCGATCGATTAGTGCTCGGCGAAGCGTACTTCGATCGGCGCCTGCTCGGATCACGCTTGCGCTTGCTGCAGCAGGTCGACTTGCGCATCGAAGGCCGCGTGCCCTGTGGCGGCAGCGTCGGCCAGGATCCCGCTGCGGACCCTCGGCTGTGGTGCCCCAGCCGCGCGACGGGCACGCTCTCCGGCGTGCTCGTGCGCCTAAGGCTCGACCAGCCGCTCTACTCGCTGGCGGCGCCCTGGGGCTTTCACGTCGACGCCTGGGTCGACGATCAAACGGTGCGCGCCTACCGCCAGCACGGGCCGACGGTCGATGCGCGACTGCCGCCCGGTGAACGACCGGGTCTCTCACTCGAAACGGTATCCTGGTCCGGGCACCCGGACGGGAGGCGTCGCAATGTCCCCTACGTCTACGAGCAGCGGCGGCTGGTCGCCTCGACCGGCGTGGTGCGCTCGTTCGGAAGGGGGCTGCGCCAAGACCTGGGCTGGGGGCTGCTGGCCTATCGCCTGGCCTACAGCCCCCCGGACGGCTTCCCCTTCGACGAGCGGACGCGCCGCTGGTTCGGCGCGGCGACGCTCCCGCGCAGCGAGTCGGCGGCCGCGTTCTACCTGCGTTACGGCACGCGGCCGACGCGCTTCGTGCGCCAGCGCAACGTGCGCGGCTTCGCCCTGACGGAGGACTTCGCGCTCGGTCCGGCCCTCGGCCTCGAGCTGCGGGCGGCGCAGAACCTCGTCGACGCGGCCCAAGCCTTTGGCGAGGGATTCGCCGACCTGCGCTGGCGCTGGCAGCTCAGCGATCAGCTGCTGACGCTGACGCTTGGCGCGACGGCGCGGCTGCAAGGGGCGCTCGCGCCGGCGGACGACGCCGCTGGCGACGCGCCCCTGCCCGCCACGTCGCCGCGCGCTGCCTGGGTCAATCAGCGTATGGAGGCGGGCGTCCACCACGTCGCAGGGCGCTGGGGCTGGGGTCGCCTCCACAGCTACGCCTCGTTGGTGCTGCGCCGCGACGACCTCGACCGCGGCGTCTCGCGCCTGGGCGGCGCCGGTGACAGCGTGCGTGCGCCCGACGGCAACCCGCCCGGCAGCGACCACGCGACGCTGCGCGGCTACCCGAGCTCGGCCTATGCGGGGCGCAACCTGCTGCGCCTCCACTCCGAATACCGCACCCTCCCCGCGGCGCTGTGGACAGTGCACCTTGGCGGCGTGCTCTTCTACGATGGTGGGTCGGCCTGGGGCAGCCCCAGTCCCGGTCGCCTGGCACCTGCCTTCCGCTGGCACCATAGCGCCGGGATCGGTCTGCGCGCGGTGCTGCCGCAGTTTGACCGCGACACCCTGCGCATCGACCTCGGCCTGCCGCTCGAGCGCGATGCGCCCGGCTCGGCCGAGACCTGGCTCAGCTTCTCCTACGGGCAGGCGTTCTAG
- a CDS encoding serine hydroxymethyltransferase has product MREPSLQQTDPELARLLAAEEARQAEKIRLIASENYASRAVLEASGSVLANKYSEGYPGRRYYEGQQQIDAIEQLAIDRAQALFGAEAVNVQPYSGTPANLAVYLAFCKPGDTVLGMGLPHGGHLTHGWSVSITGRYFNAIHYGVRREDGRVDLDQVRELARQHRPRLLWAGFSSYSRVLDWAAFAAIAQEVDAIFVADMAHVSGLVAGGAYPSPVPHADVVTTTTHKTLRGPRGGMILCRAAHRKVINAAVFPGVQGGPHNQTTGALAVALKEAAGPAFRAYAEQTVANARALAEALLAKGYSVISGGTDNHLLVVDVTHNRPLSGKGAARALDAAGIVCSANTIPFDPRKPFDPSGIRLGTPAVASRGMREPEMRQIADWIDRVLNDPADEGLQHGVAAEVAALCAKFPAPGLSAG; this is encoded by the coding sequence ATGCGTGAGCCGTCGTTGCAACAGACCGACCCGGAGCTGGCGCGCCTGCTGGCCGCCGAGGAAGCGCGCCAGGCAGAGAAGATCAGGCTGATCGCCTCCGAGAACTACGCCTCGCGCGCGGTGCTCGAGGCGAGCGGCAGCGTCCTCGCCAACAAGTACTCCGAGGGTTATCCCGGGCGGCGCTACTACGAAGGCCAGCAGCAGATCGACGCCATCGAGCAGCTTGCCATCGACCGGGCGCAAGCGCTCTTCGGCGCCGAGGCGGTCAATGTCCAGCCCTACTCGGGCACGCCGGCCAATCTCGCGGTCTACCTGGCCTTCTGCAAGCCAGGCGACACCGTGCTCGGGATGGGGCTGCCGCACGGCGGTCACCTCACCCATGGCTGGAGCGTCAGCATCACCGGGCGCTACTTCAACGCGATTCACTACGGCGTCCGCCGCGAGGACGGTCGCGTCGATCTCGACCAGGTGCGCGAGCTCGCGCGCCAACACCGGCCGCGGCTGCTCTGGGCGGGCTTCAGCAGCTACTCGCGCGTCCTCGACTGGGCCGCCTTCGCCGCGATCGCCCAGGAAGTCGACGCCATCTTCGTGGCCGACATGGCGCACGTCTCGGGGCTCGTGGCCGGTGGCGCCTACCCGAGCCCGGTGCCCCACGCCGACGTCGTGACGACGACCACGCACAAGACGCTGCGCGGCCCGCGCGGTGGAATGATTCTCTGCCGGGCGGCTCACCGCAAGGTGATCAACGCCGCCGTGTTCCCCGGGGTCCAGGGGGGCCCCCACAACCAGACGACTGGCGCGCTCGCCGTCGCGCTGAAGGAGGCGGCGGGCCCCGCCTTTCGCGCCTACGCCGAGCAAACCGTGGCGAATGCCCGCGCGCTGGCCGAGGCGCTGCTGGCCAAGGGCTACAGCGTCATCTCCGGCGGCACCGACAACCATCTGTTGGTGGTCGACGTGACGCACAATCGGCCGCTCTCGGGCAAGGGCGCCGCGCGCGCGCTCGACGCCGCGGGCATCGTCTGCAGCGCCAACACGATCCCCTTCGATCCACGCAAGCCCTTCGACCCGAGCGGAATTCGCCTCGGCACACCCGCCGTGGCGAGCCGCGGCATGCGCGAGCCTGAGATGCGTCAGATCGCCGACTGGATCGACCGCGTCCTGAACGATCCAGCGGACGAGGGGCTGCAGCATGGCGTGGCGGCCGAGGTCGCGGCGCTTTGTGCCAAGTTCCCGGCACCCGGCCTTTCGGCGGGATGA
- a CDS encoding YaiI/YqxD family protein, translating into MLTMFIDADGCPVKDETYRVAKRYGFAVKVVANHHVNVPFSPAVQTVRVGSGLDEADDWIAAQAGAGDVVVTADIPLAARCLPQGARVLGVTGREFTENGIGDALASRELAQQLREMGIRTGGPAPMEKKDRSRFLSSLDQIAGAIRRGCPQE; encoded by the coding sequence ATGTTGACGATGTTCATCGATGCGGACGGTTGTCCGGTCAAGGATGAGACCTACCGCGTGGCGAAGCGCTACGGCTTTGCCGTGAAGGTCGTGGCGAACCATCACGTGAACGTGCCCTTTTCGCCCGCGGTGCAGACGGTGCGCGTCGGCAGTGGCCTGGACGAGGCGGACGATTGGATCGCGGCGCAGGCCGGGGCCGGAGACGTCGTGGTGACGGCCGACATCCCGCTGGCCGCCCGCTGCCTGCCGCAGGGCGCGCGCGTCCTGGGGGTCACGGGTCGCGAGTTCACGGAGAACGGTATCGGCGACGCACTGGCATCACGCGAGCTCGCACAGCAGCTGCGAGAGATGGGGATCCGCACCGGCGGGCCGGCACCGATGGAGAAGAAGGACCGCTCGCGCTTCCTCTCGAGCCTCGATCAGATCGCGGGCGCGATTCGGCGCGGCTGCCCGCAGGAATAG
- a CDS encoding methyltransferase domain-containing protein, producing MSRSRHYYDAFSATYEAQRHRGYHRLIDDLETDLALSYCRGGRVLEAGCGTGLILQRLAPAARQAIGIDLSTGMLAGARSRALSVLQGSVDALPFPAAHFDAVVSFKVLAHVPTIERTLAELARVTRPGGHLVLEFYNRFSLRHLVKRLKFPTRIGIAERFTDADVFTRYDTLGDVRRYLPPTLELLRVRGVRVLTPAAQLHDLPGLRAVFGWAERRAADHRLLRHLGGFLIVVLRRRD from the coding sequence ATGAGCCGTTCACGCCACTACTACGACGCCTTCAGCGCGACCTACGAGGCGCAGCGCCACCGCGGCTACCATCGCCTGATCGACGACCTCGAGACGGACCTCGCCCTGAGCTACTGCCGCGGCGGGCGGGTCCTCGAGGCCGGCTGCGGCACGGGCCTGATCCTGCAGCGGCTCGCCCCCGCCGCGCGCCAGGCCATCGGCATCGACCTCTCGACGGGGATGCTAGCCGGGGCGCGCAGCCGGGCCCTCTCCGTCCTTCAGGGTTCCGTCGACGCGCTGCCCTTCCCAGCGGCCCACTTCGACGCCGTGGTCTCCTTCAAGGTGCTGGCCCACGTGCCGACGATCGAGCGCACGCTGGCGGAGCTTGCCCGCGTGACGCGCCCCGGCGGCCATCTCGTGCTCGAGTTCTACAACCGTTTCAGCCTGCGGCATCTGGTCAAACGGCTGAAGTTCCCGACTCGGATCGGGATCGCTGAGCGCTTCACCGACGCCGACGTCTTCACCCGCTACGACACCCTGGGCGACGTGCGGCGTTACCTGCCGCCCACGCTCGAGCTGCTGCGCGTGCGCGGCGTACGCGTGCTCACGCCCGCTGCCCAGCTCCACGACCTCCCGGGGCTGCGCGCGGTCTTCGGCTGGGCCGAGCGACGCGCCGCCGACCACCGGCTGTTGCGCCACCTCGGCGGCTTCCTGATCGTCGTGCTGCGGCGCCGCGACTGA
- a CDS encoding glycosyltransferase family 4 protein yields the protein MPPKPPSQALDPTVLMVSKPVGPPWTDSSKNLVRDLAQAGRALRYRVLTPRGFALEGARVVSEPIYRDIGSYTPPLLQNLSALRRLLRRDDSALAHFFFAPNPRSAAAARLGLRLHHRRTVQTICSVPRSFDRLDKVLFGERIIALSQHTRRRLLAGGIAPERVTHIPPAIVVPATPTAAERAAARRSHGLLPDDFVVIYPGDYQFSQAAKVVAEAVSRLPGAQVRFVFACRIKQAASRLVEREIDADLRRAGVRARVSLLNEVPRMLELLAASDVCVLPAESLYAKMDLPLVLLEAMALELPIVVAAGGPLEELGCGREVGAVIPPNDAAALAGALAALHTDHARRRQVGTTARAVVEEHFSIGAVSRQHEQLYRELLATP from the coding sequence ATGCCTCCCAAGCCCCCCTCCCAAGCGCTCGACCCGACGGTGCTGATGGTTTCCAAGCCCGTCGGACCGCCGTGGACCGACAGCAGCAAGAATCTCGTCCGCGACCTGGCCCAGGCGGGACGAGCGCTGCGCTACCGGGTCTTGACGCCGCGCGGCTTCGCGCTGGAGGGGGCGCGCGTGGTCAGCGAGCCGATTTACCGCGACATCGGCAGCTACACCCCGCCACTGCTCCAGAACCTCAGTGCGCTGCGGCGCCTGCTGCGGCGCGACGACAGCGCGCTCGCGCACTTCTTCTTCGCCCCGAACCCAAGGAGCGCCGCGGCCGCACGACTTGGCTTGCGGCTGCACCACCGTCGCACCGTGCAGACCATTTGCTCGGTGCCGCGCAGCTTTGATCGCCTCGACAAGGTGCTCTTCGGCGAGCGCATCATCGCGCTTTCCCAGCATACGCGCCGGCGCCTGCTCGCGGGTGGCATCGCCCCCGAGCGCGTCACGCACATCCCACCGGCCATCGTCGTGCCCGCGACTCCGACGGCCGCAGAGCGCGCGGCGGCGCGCCGATCCCACGGCCTGCTCCCCGACGACTTCGTCGTCATCTACCCGGGCGACTACCAATTCAGTCAGGCCGCCAAGGTCGTCGCGGAGGCGGTCTCGCGCCTGCCCGGCGCTCAGGTTCGCTTCGTCTTCGCCTGCCGCATCAAGCAGGCGGCGTCACGCCTGGTCGAGCGCGAGATCGATGCCGACCTGCGCCGTGCAGGCGTGCGCGCCCGCGTCTCCCTGCTCAATGAGGTGCCGCGGATGCTCGAGCTGCTGGCGGCGAGCGACGTCTGCGTGCTCCCGGCGGAATCGCTCTACGCGAAGATGGACCTGCCCCTCGTGCTGCTCGAAGCGATGGCGCTCGAGCTGCCGATCGTCGTCGCGGCGGGCGGTCCGCTCGAGGAGCTCGGCTGCGGGCGCGAGGTCGGTGCGGTCATCCCGCCCAACGACGCCGCGGCGCTCGCCGGCGCGCTGGCCGCCCTGCACACCGACCACGCTCGCCGCCGCCAGGTCGGGACAACCGCCCGCGCGGTGGTCGAGGAACACTTCAGCATCGGCGCCGTGTCGCGCCAACACGAACAACTCTACCGCGAGCTACTGGCCACCCCATGA